One window of Flavobacteriales bacterium genomic DNA carries:
- a CDS encoding ribonuclease Z — protein sequence MRFAVTTLGTGAALPARGRYPSAQLLNVRERLFLIDCGEGTQERLRMAQVNMGRIARIFISHMHGDHYLGLMGLISSMHLLGRTMALNIHGPLELREVIELQLRISKTYLRFPLRFHAVAHRSGQPVYSDERVEVTELALLHRIECTGYLFRETLRMRHLRKETVELIPHYARKAVKMGEDLRLPDGRVIPNAELTEPPSPPRSYAYCSDTAYAPELVPELEGVDLLYHEATFTEDMAARAKETMHSTARQAATMARDAHVGQLLLGHFSSRYKDTGRLLTEAVEIFPNTLPAQEGRTYEVGLPGVQG from the coding sequence GGGCGGCGCTGCCCGCACGCGGGCGGTATCCCTCCGCGCAATTGCTCAACGTGCGTGAACGGCTGTTCCTGATCGACTGCGGCGAGGGAACACAAGAGCGCCTGCGCATGGCCCAAGTGAACATGGGCCGTATCGCCCGGATCTTTATCAGCCACATGCATGGCGACCATTACCTAGGCCTGATGGGCCTCATCAGCAGCATGCACCTGCTGGGCCGCACCATGGCCTTGAACATACACGGGCCTCTGGAACTGCGGGAAGTGATCGAACTCCAATTACGGATCTCCAAGACCTACCTGCGCTTCCCCTTGCGTTTCCATGCGGTGGCCCATCGCAGCGGGCAGCCCGTGTACAGCGACGAGCGCGTGGAGGTGACCGAACTGGCGCTGCTGCACCGGATAGAATGCACGGGCTACTTGTTCCGTGAAACACTGCGCATGCGCCACCTGAGGAAGGAGACCGTGGAGCTGATCCCGCACTATGCACGGAAAGCGGTGAAGATGGGCGAGGACCTGCGGCTCCCCGACGGCCGCGTGATCCCCAACGCCGAACTGACGGAGCCGCCCTCGCCGCCGCGCAGCTACGCCTATTGCTCGGACACAGCCTATGCGCCTGAGCTGGTCCCAGAACTGGAAGGCGTGGACCTGCTGTACCACGAGGCCACCTTCACCGAGGACATGGCCGCACGGGCCAAGGAGACCATGCACAGCACCGCCCGCCAAGCCGCCACCATGGCCCGCGACGCCCATGTGGGGCAGTTGCTGCTGGGGCATTTCAGCTCGCGGTACAAGGACACGGGCCGGTTGCTTACCGAAGCCGTGGAGATCTTTCCGAATACGCTCCCGGCTCAGGAAGGACGCACCTATGAGGTAGGCCTTCCCGGTGTGCAAGGCTGA
- the ftcD gene encoding glutamate formimidoyltransferase translates to MPIIECVPNISEGRDRAKIDAIAAVVETVDGVRLLDVDPGKATNRTVITFVGEPEPVIEAAFRLVKKAQELIDMSVQHGEHPRFGATDVCPLVPISGITLEELVPYAHKLGERIGKELGIPVYAYEAAAREEKRRNLANNRAGEYEGLEKKLADPAWKPDFGPASWNASVKRSGVTAVGARKILIAYNVNLNTTSIRRANSIAFDLRESGRVKREGGSLTGKIITDANGDPVVEPGKLKSVKGIGWFIEEYGIAQLSLNLNDVDVTPVHVAFDEACKSAAERGIRVTGSELVGLIPKQALLDAADFYLRKQQRSLGITEREKITIAVKSLGLDDLAPFDPRKKIIEYQLENEAGSHLVNLSLTRFTEETARETPAPGGGSVAAIVGAMGAALGAMVANLSANKRGWDDRWEEFSQWAEKGEAYRTKLLKLVDEDTRAYEGIMQAMQLPKNGPEEAAARKAAMHEATKGAILVPLETLRICVASMEVMQAMVSIGMPSSVSDVGVGVMCARTGALAAYLNVRTNFKGFEDAAFQQSVMNEAEALKAKAEAIEAEVMEATMAKL, encoded by the coding sequence ATGCCCATTATTGAATGCGTACCGAACATCAGTGAAGGCCGTGACCGCGCCAAGATCGACGCCATTGCCGCAGTCGTGGAGACCGTGGATGGCGTGCGCCTTTTGGACGTCGACCCCGGCAAGGCCACCAACCGCACGGTGATCACTTTCGTGGGTGAGCCGGAGCCGGTGATCGAGGCCGCCTTCCGCTTGGTGAAGAAGGCGCAGGAACTGATCGATATGAGCGTGCAGCACGGGGAGCATCCGCGTTTTGGCGCCACGGATGTCTGCCCATTGGTGCCCATCAGCGGGATCACCCTGGAGGAACTGGTGCCCTATGCGCACAAGCTCGGCGAACGCATCGGTAAAGAACTCGGTATCCCTGTCTACGCCTATGAGGCCGCCGCTCGCGAGGAAAAGCGCCGTAACCTGGCCAACAACCGCGCCGGGGAATATGAAGGGCTGGAGAAGAAGCTCGCCGACCCTGCTTGGAAACCGGACTTCGGCCCTGCCTCTTGGAACGCCTCGGTGAAGCGCAGCGGTGTTACCGCGGTCGGTGCGCGCAAGATACTCATCGCCTACAACGTCAACCTCAACACCACCAGCATCCGCCGGGCCAACTCCATCGCTTTCGACCTGCGGGAAAGCGGCCGTGTGAAGCGCGAGGGCGGTAGCCTTACCGGCAAGATCATCACCGACGCCAACGGTGATCCCGTGGTCGAGCCCGGCAAGCTGAAGTCAGTGAAGGGCATCGGCTGGTTCATCGAGGAATACGGTATCGCACAGCTGTCGCTGAACCTGAACGACGTCGACGTCACGCCAGTGCACGTGGCCTTCGACGAGGCCTGCAAGAGCGCGGCGGAGCGCGGTATCCGCGTCACCGGCAGTGAGCTGGTGGGGCTGATCCCCAAGCAGGCTTTGCTGGACGCCGCCGATTTCTACCTGCGGAAGCAGCAGCGGAGCTTGGGCATCACCGAGCGCGAGAAGATCACCATCGCAGTGAAGTCCTTGGGCCTGGACGACCTCGCCCCCTTCGACCCGCGTAAGAAGATCATCGAATACCAACTGGAGAACGAGGCCGGATCACATTTGGTGAACCTCAGCCTCACGCGCTTCACCGAGGAGACCGCAAGGGAAACACCTGCGCCCGGTGGCGGTTCCGTGGCGGCCATCGTCGGCGCGATGGGCGCCGCCTTGGGCGCCATGGTGGCGAACCTCAGCGCCAACAAGCGCGGCTGGGACGACCGTTGGGAGGAGTTCAGCCAATGGGCTGAAAAGGGGGAAGCCTACCGCACCAAGCTCCTGAAGCTCGTGGACGAGGACACCCGCGCCTACGAAGGCATCATGCAGGCGATGCAACTGCCGAAGAACGGACCGGAGGAAGCGGCGGCGCGGAAGGCGGCCATGCATGAGGCCACCAAGGGCGCCATCCTTGTTCCGCTGGAGACCTTGCGCATCTGCGTGGCCAGCATGGAAGTGATGCAGGCCATGGTGTCGATCGGCATGCCCAGCAGCGTGAGCGATGTGGGCGTGGGCGTTATGTGCGCCCGTACCGGTGCTTTGGCCGCCTACCTCAACGTGCGCACCAACTTCAAAGGCTTTGAGGATGCCGCATTCCAGCAGTCCGTAATGAACGAGGCCGAAGCCTTGAAAGCCAAGGCGGAGGCCATCGAGGCCGAGGTGATGGAGGCCACCATGGCCAAACTTTGA
- a CDS encoding CPBP family intramembrane metalloprotease, whose amino-acid sequence MEDPSAQETPQLDLTPLRPPGLEMARGLLYFALVFMTFMFAQMVFLIWRVMALTPSLAKDGFSLGLLDTPAFQERWMELAANGDVLSVVSLLSGAVGLALLLFVTYRWKRARTAFFLALGWPGLKQFLVWTGLFVLLFTALEAISLVFPELNSPFMEKVLASVTNYPMLVLGLGIMPAIFEEFLLRGLLYGSLRHLMDKHVAVAIVAGIFTFVHQQYDWYILMFYVLPLGVFLGYARANTGSIWTGVFLHLLNNCASMVLPHSS is encoded by the coding sequence ATGGAAGACCCGTCCGCACAGGAGACGCCACAGCTTGACCTCACACCGTTGCGGCCCCCGGGGCTGGAGATGGCGCGGGGTCTGCTCTACTTCGCGCTGGTCTTCATGACCTTCATGTTCGCGCAGATGGTCTTCCTCATCTGGCGCGTGATGGCCCTGACGCCGAGCCTCGCCAAGGACGGCTTTTCATTGGGCTTGCTGGACACCCCGGCCTTTCAGGAACGCTGGATGGAACTGGCCGCCAACGGCGACGTGCTTTCCGTTGTCAGCCTGCTCTCCGGTGCCGTGGGCCTGGCTCTATTGCTCTTCGTTACCTACCGTTGGAAGCGGGCACGCACCGCCTTTTTCCTGGCCTTGGGATGGCCCGGCCTTAAGCAGTTCCTAGTGTGGACGGGCCTCTTCGTGCTCCTGTTCACCGCCTTGGAGGCCATTTCACTGGTATTCCCCGAGCTCAACAGCCCGTTCATGGAAAAGGTCCTCGCATCGGTGACCAATTACCCCATGCTCGTCCTCGGCCTCGGGATCATGCCCGCTATCTTCGAGGAGTTCCTGCTGCGCGGACTGCTTTACGGCTCGCTGCGCCACTTGATGGACAAGCATGTGGCCGTCGCCATCGTGGCTGGCATCTTCACCTTCGTGCATCAACAATACGACTGGTACATCCTGATGTTCTACGTGCTGCCCTTGGGCGTGTTCCTCGGTTATGCACGTGCCAATACCGGCTCCATCTGGACCGGCGTGTTCCTGCACCTGTTGAACAACTGCGCGAGCATGGTGTTGCCGCACAGTTCGTAG
- a CDS encoding imidazolonepropionase: MGGERLLIKNAKALVGTHAAGVDRIAGSAMRELPQLEQGWLMAENGIITAMGTDADWPGITDWNGLDVIDATDRYVLPGWCDPHTHTVFAASREGEFVDRINGLGYQEIAAKGGGILNSAAKLRAMSEEELYSAAKARVEEMMRQGTVAVEIKSGYGLTTDSELKMLRVAKRLKETLPLQVRTTLLAAHAIPPEYKADRDGYVDLIVNEIIPRVAEEGLAQYVDCFCETNYFTVAEMERVLVAGMEHGLRGKVHVNQFTSIGGIKAAVAKDALSVDHLEVMEDADIEALTGTSVIPTLLPSCSFFLGIPYAPARKLIEAGLPVALATDFNPGTTPTGNMNLVVALGCIRLRMLPEEAINAATLNAAAAMGLENELGSLTVGKRASFIITKPVPSLAYLPYAFGTDHIDTVIIDGRPVRTGDATA; encoded by the coding sequence ATGGGCGGAGAACGATTGTTGATCAAGAATGCAAAGGCGCTGGTGGGCACACATGCCGCCGGTGTGGATCGCATTGCCGGAAGCGCCATGCGGGAGCTGCCGCAATTGGAGCAGGGCTGGCTGATGGCGGAGAACGGCATCATCACCGCCATGGGCACTGATGCGGACTGGCCGGGCATTACCGACTGGAACGGCTTGGACGTGATCGACGCCACGGACCGCTACGTACTGCCCGGCTGGTGCGACCCGCATACACATACCGTGTTCGCCGCATCGCGCGAAGGCGAGTTCGTGGACCGCATCAACGGGCTGGGCTATCAGGAGATCGCCGCGAAAGGCGGAGGCATACTCAACAGCGCGGCCAAGCTGCGTGCGATGAGCGAGGAAGAACTCTACTCCGCCGCCAAGGCACGCGTGGAGGAGATGATGCGCCAAGGCACCGTGGCCGTGGAGATCAAGAGCGGCTATGGCCTCACCACCGACAGCGAACTGAAGATGCTCCGCGTGGCCAAGCGCCTCAAGGAAACCTTGCCCTTGCAGGTAAGGACAACGCTACTGGCGGCGCATGCCATCCCACCGGAATACAAGGCCGACCGCGACGGATACGTGGACCTGATCGTGAATGAGATCATCCCGCGCGTGGCGGAAGAAGGGCTGGCGCAATACGTGGACTGCTTCTGCGAGACCAACTACTTCACCGTCGCCGAGATGGAACGGGTGCTCGTCGCTGGAATGGAGCATGGCCTCCGGGGCAAGGTGCATGTGAACCAGTTCACCAGCATCGGTGGGATTAAGGCAGCCGTAGCGAAAGATGCGCTCAGCGTGGACCACTTGGAAGTGATGGAGGATGCCGATATTGAAGCATTGACGGGAACCTCGGTGATCCCCACTCTCCTTCCCTCCTGCTCGTTCTTTCTCGGCATTCCCTACGCACCGGCGCGCAAGCTGATCGAGGCAGGCCTGCCCGTCGCTTTGGCCACGGACTTCAACCCCGGCACCACGCCTACCGGTAACATGAACTTGGTGGTGGCCTTGGGCTGCATCCGTCTGCGGATGCTGCCGGAGGAGGCCATCAACGCCGCGACCCTGAACGCGGCAGCTGCCATGGGGCTCGAAAATGAACTGGGCAGCCTTACCGTTGGTAAACGGGCCAGCTTCATCATCACCAAGCCCGTGCCCTCGCTCGCCTACCTGCCGTACGCCTTCGGCACCGACCACATCGATACCGTGATCATAGATGGAAGACCCGTCCGCACAGGAGACGCCACAGCTTGA